The Sorangiineae bacterium MSr11954 DNA segment GAGCAACGATCGGGCCAGACGCAGCGTTGAGAACGAGGGCCACATGGATCGCGCCAGATGCACCCCCCGATGGCCGGATCACCAGGCGACGTGCGATCGCGGAGCCTGGCTCCTCGGCCACGAAAACGGCGCCGGAAGACGGAAGCCCGATCGCGCGCGCCACATCGCCCACGACGACCGTGCTCGCGGGCGCAAATGACTGCGGGAGGTGCAGCTCCGTCGTGGCCGTGTTCGCGGCGGGCTCGCGCCAAATCAAGACTCCAAATGGACGACTTGCGATCAACGCGGCGACATTGGGCATCCCTTTGGGCGCAGCCAACCACGCTTGCTGCTGGCCCGCGCCGCCGAAGCCCGAACGCGCAAGGTCTTCGTAGGCAAAGGCGAGGATGTCGCCGGCCACCGCGGTCGGATAGAGACGATCGAGCACCCGCGAATCGAGCCGCAACGAAACGTTGCCCGAGGCGTCGGAGACGGCGACCGAAAAGTCCTCGCCGTTCCAGGCATCGCCGGCCGTCTGCACCTTATCGGGGTTGCCGTTCATGAGCTCATGATGGCGGCCGTTGTAGATATCCCAATGCCATTGCGTCGACGAGAGCACGGTGCCGCCCGAGGCTGCGTCGTCCCACCATTTCGCGCCCGCCACCCCCGAATCCATGGCCTGGTACATCGCACGAACGATCCACGGGGTGCGGTCGCTCCCGCTGCCCGACATCTTGTTGCCGAACTCCGACACGAAGGGCGCCGTGGCCACCGCGCGGGCGCGGGCGCGGATTCGGTTCATGGGGGCATCGTAAACGCCATCCGACGCTGGCGTGGGATCGATGACCATGCGCATGCCATCGTAATAATGACTATTGAAGACATAGCGGGCGCCGAGCGGGCCCACGGAGGACAATCCGCCCTCCTCGCCCACAGCCGTGTTCCAGAACACCAAGGGCTCCACGAAGGCCGGCTTGTCGCCCCACCCTGCCGCGTCCATGGCGCTTCGGAACCGCTGATAGAACGGCCAGAGGTATGTCTTCTCCCATTCCAGGCCGCTCTTTCCATCCAAGCCGCCATCGAAGGGCTCGTTGAATGGATTGAAGCCCAAAATACTCTGGAACTCTTGCGCGCTCAGCTGCTGTTCGAGATAAACCATGGCGGCCGAGGCTTGCTGGAGGAAGGCATCCTGAACGCCCATTTCGCCCGCCGAGGTGGTGATCCTCCGATTGTGCCAGAGGTCGTGGGCCGCCTGCCGCACGGCCCCGTTCGACTGCATGTTCTGCCCCCAGAGGAGGCACGCACCGCACCACTCGGCGGGATAATTGCCGGCTTGAATGATCCACTTGGGCGCGCCGTCTCCCGTGTACCAGCTGCCCGTGTCGAAGAGATGGGCCGAATACAAATCTTGGTGATAATCGACCAAGATATAAAAGCCTCGCTGCACGAACTCGCGCATCTGCGCGATCGCCCGATCGAGGTACGCGTAGCCGATGCTCCCCGCCGCCGGCTGCACGCCCTCCCAGCTGATGAGAAAGCGAACGGCGTTGGCGCCGGTTTGGTCTCGCATGGCCTGGGCCGATTTTGCGGCATCCGCCGTGCTCCGAAATGGCAATAAGCCGTTTTCGTAGAGCTTGGTGCTGCCCGCGACATTGAATCCGCGAAGCACGATTTCGCGCCCCGCCGCGTCTCGGAACACCCACGCTTCGGAGGCTTGGCCTTTTCGCGCGACCGCGATGGGCGATCGGGCGGCAACCAGCGGCTGCGCCGTGGAGGCTAAGGGCGCGTCGCCTTGGTCCTGACAGCTCAGCGCCGCCAGCGCCCCCGCTGCGCCAAGCACAAATGCCGCAGAACGTATGTTGAGGTACGTATTCGACACCCGAGGCCTGGGAACTCGCATGGTTCCTTTCTAATGGCCATCGGGTGACGAAACGAGAACGATGCAGCAAGACGTCCACCGTCTTTTACGTGCGCACGATCAACTCGCATCTTGACACCCGCAGGGCGACGCGCGTCGTTGGCGCCGCGCACGCGAACCGCATCTTGCGCGGCGCGGGCGCGAAGCGCGTCGTTGGCGCCGCGCACGCGAAGTGCGGCTTTGGCCTCGCGCACGCGAACCGCATCTTGCGCGGCGCGGGCGCGAAGCGCGTCGTTGGCGCCGCGCACGCGAAGTGCGGCTTTGGCCTCGCGCACGCGAACCGCATCTTGCGCGGCGCGGAGCGCGTCGTTGGCCTCGTGCACGCGAACCGCATCTTGGGGCGCCGCGTGCGCGGAGCTCGAGCGTTGAACGCTTACGTTTCGACGGGAACGTTGTGCTCGCGCAGCCAGGTCAATACATTTTCGCGCTGGCCTTTGGCCTCGGCCGACAGAATGTTCTGCGGCGTCATATTGAGATAGCGCTGGAAGGTCAGACCTTGCTTGTTCTTGGCGGTGGGGTCGGCGCCCGCCTTGAGCATCTCCAGAAGGAGCTGGTTCTCGTTGATCTTGGCCGCCACGTGGAGCGACGTGTTGCCGAGGCGCTCGGCGAGGTTTGGATTGGCGCCCGCCGCCAGCAACTTACGGAAGTGCTCTTTGCGCTCCGCCATCAGCGCGCCCATGAGCGGCGTGTGCCAGGTGACCGCGTTCGGCGTGTTGGGATCGACCTTGCGGGCGAGCAGCATGTCCAAATAGGTCGGATCTTCGGCCTTGGCCGCGTAGTGCATCACGGCATCGCCCATCTCGTCGGTGTGCGAGGTGTCGGCGCCGGCGTCGAGGAGCGATTGGAATCCGGCCTTGCTCTTGTTCAACATGGCCCACTGGAGCAGGCTCACCCCCTTGCTCCCAACGGCGTTCACGTTGGTGCCGGGTTTGATCTTGACGGGATCGCCTTTGGCGGTTGCCTCGGCCAGCTCCACGACCGCGGGATCGGAAAAGACCTCTTTGGTGTCGACGGTTCGCCCCACGGACGACTTCTCCTTGTCCTTCGAGTCGCAGGCCGCAGACGTTAGCAGGACCACCGACAACAGCAGCGATGTGAGTCTAGAGATTACCATTGTGGATACTTCTGGTGCCAGGCGTCGTGGATGGCGCCGTTGAGGTGGTTCTTGATCCCGTGCGCCGTCTTCGCGCCCGGGATGTACTGCTTCCAGCCCAGCGGGTTGGGATCCGGCAGGTCGATCTTGGTCCCGATGGCATCGGGCGCCTTTCCTCGGGTCAGGGGGTTCTTTTCCTGAATGTTGGTCAATATCTCTCCTTCGACGGCGTAGCGGCGGATCTGACCGCTCTCGGCCCACTGCCTGGCGGCGGCGGGATCGAGGTCCAGCTTCTTGATTGTATCATCGCTGAGGCCCGCGGCGTTGAAGGTGACGGCCGGACTGCCGGTAGCCAGCGCGGCCGCGCTCGCAAGACCGCCTCCCAGGGAGTGGCCCGTGATGACGAGGTTGTCTCCGAAGGCGGCCTTGGCATCCTTGGCGAGCGCGATCGCTTGGTTGTACTGCGTAGCGTCGTAGCCCAGACCCTGTTTGAGGTTGTTGGCCCAGTCCGCGGGGCTGAGAGGATCGGTGCCCGCGTACGAGAGGACGTAGTTGCCTTTGCCGTCGGTGTAGATGGCGGCGCGGAAGCCGGAGCCACCGAAGAATTTGTCGTCCGAGAGCGACGAGGGATCGATGCCCACGCTATCGAGGTAAGCTGGATCGACCCGTGCCCACCCCGGGGGCGCTTCGCCGCCGGGTTTGTTGTAGACGTCCGCCGCGAGGTTCGCCAAGTCGCCATCGATTTGCTTGGCGTCCTGCCCGCGAACCTGGTCGGAGAAGGAGGGGCCGCCCGTGCTGGCCAGCGCCTGCGGGTTGTTTCCTCCATTGCCACCTCCTTCCACACTGGAGCCACCGGGGAGTCCGGGGGTGGAGCTGCCGGTCCCCGGATCTCCGGAGCCGGAAGTACCCGTTCCGCTCCCTCCTCCGCAGGCACCCCCGCCGGTGCCCAATGCGGATCCCGCGCATTGGACCGACTTCTGGGTATTGGCCCCGAGGAGCTTCCAGGCGCCCGCTCCAAGGAGCAGGATCGCTACCAGGATAAGAGCGTATTCGACTGTGCCCGCACCGCGTGTGTCTCGATAGAGGGAGATTGGTCGCTTCATGGAGTGCCCAATGTCGCGTCAGCAAATTTCGTACGCGAATTTATCGCCCTCGTTATTTCGACATTTTCCGCGTTTCTTTAGTTCCTCTTAAAAATGTTCATGGCCTTCCAATCGACCGCATTGGGAGCGAAATGTCCTGGATCGGCGATATCTCACCTGCAACGATTGTGCGGCAAACGCATCGCGTTATTCGCGAAACGGTTACCGAAGCGGAACAATGGAAGCCGTAGTGCCGCCCCCGCGGCATACATTGTATGCATCGGCATCCCTCTTCATCGAAACATCGGAGCACACCACCGCCACGCTCCCGCCCTTCCAGGGGGAAGGTTGGGATGGGGGGAGACGAGACACAAGGACCAGTTTCGGCCGATCGTGCTCCAGAATCGTCCGATCGTGCGCGCGGTGCCAACCCCCGATTCGTATTCACCATGACATGAAAACGAACTCGAATGAGGGTAACAATCGCGCTCCGGTGACGGTGATTGGCCTCGGGGCCATGGGCCAGGCGCTCGCGAGCGCGTTCCTGAAGGCGGGCCACCCGGTGACGGTGTGGAATCGCTCGACGAACAAAGGTAACGGCCTCGTTGCGCAAGGAGCCATTCGGGCTGCGACGGCGGCCGATGCGGCGAAGGCGAGCCCCATCGTGGTCGCGTGCGTGGTCGATTATGCGGCCGGCCAAGCCATCCTCGAGCCGATCGCCGCCGATTTGAAGGGGCGCGTCCTGGTGAACCTCACCTCCGACACGCCCGAGCGATCGCGCGAGACCGCCGCCTGGGCCGCGCGGCATCATATCGATTACATCGATGGCGCGGTCATGGTCCCGACGATCACCATCGGCCAGCCCGACGCGCTCCTCCTCTACAGCGGATCGCAGGAAGCCTTCGAGAAGCACCGCGAGACCCTGCGGGTGTTGGGCGGCAATGCCAAGTTCGTGGGGGCCGATCCGGGCGCGGCCGCGCTCTTCGATCTGGCGCTGCTCGATCTGTTCTACTCGAGCATGGCGAGCCTGGTTCACGCCATCGCGCTCGTCAACGCGGACGGCGTGTCGGCCGAGACCTTCTTCCCCTACGCCAATGACTTTTTGGCGATGCTGCCCGCCATGGCCCCCATGGTCGTCCCGGCCATCGATGCGCGAAAGTACCCTGGCGACTTGGACAACATCCGCATGGAAGCCGTCGGCATCGACCATATCATCGAGGCCAGCAAACATCGCGGCGTCGACACCACCGTCATCGAGAGCGTCAAATCGGTCTTCGACCGGGCCATCGCCAAAGGCCACGGCAGCGACAGCCTCTCGGCCATCTTCGAGGTGCTGAAGAAGCCCGCGAAGTGATCGGATCCGGCCCGCTCGCACCGCCCGGGAGCTTGTCCCGGGCGGCAAAGGCGCCGTCAAGCCGCGGGAAAGGCGCCGCCAAAGGCAGCGCCCGTCACAGTGCGCCTTTGTTCACGTTTTAACGCGAACACCCTTGATTCCTGCCGGCCTTGCTGCACGATAACGCCTGACATGAACGAAGTAGGCACACAAGCAGGCATAGTCCGATCAAGTCGTGCAGATTCGGGTGCACGGATGGCCTTCGTCGGCCACCTTCTGGCGCTGACCTCCCGCGCCACCCGACACATGCTTCGGCTCTGGCCGTGGCGTCGCACGACCTATCCGCCGGACCTTTATCGATTGCTCGGCCCTCTCGGCACGAGGCATCGCAACGCCATATCGCGCGGCGCCATGACGACGTGGCATTGACCCCGCCGCATCCAAGAGCGCGGGCGATCGCCCCCCAACGACCGGCGAGCTACCCCAAGGACGCCACGAGCGCGTCGAGCTGGTCGAACGTATCGCGCATACCGGCTTCCATCCCCGATGCGAGCGCGCCCTCGAGCACCTCCTTCGAGGGATAGAGCTCGCGCGACGTCAAAACCGTTTTGCCATCGCGCTCGATGAATGTCACCGTGACAATCACCGCCCCGGCATCGAACATCGGTTCGAAGTAGTGCGTATAGACCAGCCGCGAGTGCGGCGTGATCTCGGTGTACTTGCCCGAAAATGCGATATCCTCGCCGTTGTTCCGAAGAACGTAACGGTACGCGCCGCCCACGCGAATGTCGGCCTCGCACGAGGCCATGACGACGCCGAGCGATTTGGGAGCCCACCAGCGCTTCACGAGATCCGCCCTGGTCCAGGCGTCGAAGACGATGCGCGGCGGTGCGTTGAAGGTGCGCGTGATCGAGAGCTCGCGATCGGATATTTGCTCCATCGTCGTTTTGTTCATCGGTGCGGACTCACTTTCCTTTTCTCGTCCCATGATTTTCTTCCTTGTCTTTGAGCTCTTCCACGAGCTCGTTCAATTCATCGAAGCGCGCATCCCAGAGCCTTCGGTACCCCTCGAGCCAATCGTGTAGCCCGCGCAGCGGCGCGGCGCGCAGCTCGTAGAGCCGTTGCTGGGCGCGCGCTTGCACGTCGACGAGCCCGACCTCCTTGAGCACCCGCAGATGCTGCGAGACCTGCGGCTGATTGAGCCGGAGGCGCTCGCGAATCTCGTTCACGGAGTGGGGTCCGGAGCGCAAAAGCTCCACGATGCGAAAACGGTTTGGCTCGGCCAGAGCCGACAGCGTCTCGATCACCATCACGCCCTCAATATGCGTTACGACTAATATGCGTGTCAACGCATTCTAAGAACAAAAAGGACCCCGCCCGTGCAGAGTCCGCTTGCGCGCAAGGATGGGCCATCAACGATTGGAAGTCCGCATACGAGACCACCGGCTTCGCCGAGCTTTCGTCTGCTTACGATTTGGCCCGCGCCGCCGTCGAGCCCTCGCTCAGTGCAACCCGTATTTGCCAGGGCTCCAAAACGGTTTGACCTTGATCCCCGCGCGCGCCCATTGGCGTTCGCGCATCAGGTAATCGCGGACCATCTGACAGGTCTTGGCTTCACCGGCCACGTAAGCCGCGCCCGGGCCATCGGGTAAATCGAGCTCGGCCAGGGCGGCGAGGAGGGTTTGCGAGGACACGGCCGATGCTCCGTGGCGGTGCACGCGGCGAAGCGCGTGAAGGCCGGGGATGGGTACGTCGTGCAAAACGGAGTCGCTCTCCAAAAGAGCAACCACCCGCGCGGAGTCGCCCAGCGCGCGGATCATGGGGCCAAACGCGGCGCTCGCGGCCTCCTCGCCGATGAACAAATGGTAGGGCGCCTCGCGAAGGAAGAAATCGCCCTGCGGCCACCAAAGCGTCACCGGATCGCCCCGGCGCACCTCCTTCGCCCATTTCAGACCAATCCCTTCGCCTCCGTGGATGTGCACGCGAAGCTCGAGCGCGCGCTCCTCGGGCGCGAAGTCCCAAATGGTGTACGTGCGGAGCGTCTGCCCGGGGCGCAGAATCCCGTACACGGACAAGGGATCGTTGATTTGAACGCGGACGTGCTGGCCCGGAACGTAGTGGAACGGGATGGCCTCGTCCGCCACCAGGCGGATGCTCCGCATCGACGGGGTGACCTGCTCGGCCTCGGTGACCGTCGCCTCCACCTTGTACTTGGCGAAGGCCATGGCCAGCGGATTGCTCGTTCTCCGGGGCATTCGTCGGGTCTCCTTAGTGAATCTAGATTTATTTAGATCCATTAAGTAGACTCGGCGCGGCAAATGTCAACGACGTGCAAACCACGAGGGAGGAGGAGGGCGCGGCGGTCACGGGCCGATGCCGCGCGAAGGATCGTCGGCTTGTTCCCGGAGCCAGGCCAAGAGCTTGCTCTTTCGCACGTCGAGTCGAACGGGGGCGCGCGAGAGCATGACATAGCGAAACCCGTTTCGCCGGAAGCCGAGCGGGGCCACGAGGCGGCGCTGGCGCAGCGCATCGATGACGAGCGGCTCCGGACCGATGGCCACGCCGAGTCCGGCCTCCGCGCCCGCGAGGCTAAGATAGAAGTGCTCGAAGGTCTGGCTCGGGACGATGGGGAGCGCGAGACCGGCATCGGCCGCCCAGCGGTCCCACGCATCGAGCCGCGTCTCCGAGTGGATGCGCGGGAGGCGCAACAGACGGGAGGCCTTGGTCGTGAGGGCGGGTGCGCAGACGGGCCCCACCCGCTCCTCGATGATCCCTTCGGCGTGAACGTCGGGAGGCCATTCGAAGTCGCTGCGACGGATCGCGCAGTCGACCGCTTCGCGCTCGAGGTGGATCGGCCCGCCGGCGGCCCGGATGTGAACGACGATCTCCGGATGACGCGCGCTGAAGGTGGCGATGCGGGGGATGAGCCAGCGCTGCGTCAAGGTCGGCTCGCACGAGACCACGAGCGGCGCGGGCAACCCCGCGCGCAACTCCTCCGCCGTCTCCGCGACCTGGCGGAAGGCGAGCCGCGCCGTCTCGAACAGGCGCCTCCCGGCATCCGTCAGGAAAACGGCGCGGTTGCGGCGCTCGAAGAGGAGAACACCGAGCTCCTCCTCGAGCGCGCGGACCTGGCGGCTGATGGCGCTATGCGTGACATGCAGTTCGGCCGCCGCCCGGCCGAAATGTTCATGGCGTGCCGCGGCCTCGAAGGCACGCAACGCAACCGGCGAAGGGAGGCGATCGATCATGATCGGTAACTAAAACGCACAGATATCGGTCATAAATGATCGTTTTTCACAAGATCCATGCGCTGTCATCATGGGTTCGTCGATGCCATCGTCGGTGGCGGACATCGACGTCGGAAGGAGAACGGGATGCGCAGCGGTATCATGGCGGACGATCTCATCAGCGCGATGCGTGGCGCGGCGCCGTTTGCGCGACGGGGCCACGCGGCCGCGCTCCGGCTCGGGATCCAGGCCGATCGGCGCCTTCACCGGGTGTAATGCGCATGTCTGCGACGACCTCCACCCCTCCCTCCCTGCTCGCCATGCTGCGCCAAAGTCGATTCGTGGATCTGACGCATAGCTTCGATCCTGCAATTCCCCATTGCGACAGCTTCGCGCCCGAGGAACGGATCACCCTCTACCATTACGATGAGGGGGTCGGAACGCGCGGCAGTGGCTTTCTCGCCCACGAATATCGACATGTCGGCCAGTGGGGCACGCACGTCGATCCGCCGGCGCATTTCGTGCGCGGGCTGAGGTATCTCGACGAAATTGGCGTGGACGAGATGATCCTCCCGCTGGCCGTCCTGGATATCGCGGACCGAGCGGCGAAGGATCCGGATACCGTGGTCACGCTCCCCGATATCCTCGCCTGGGAAGCCGCGCATGGCTGCCTTCCGGTCCGCGCCTTCGTCGCGCTCTACACCGGTTGGGACGCGCGTTGGCCGTGCGCGACCCGCATGGCCAACCGCGACGCGGCCGGCGTTGCACACTTCCCCGGATGGAGCCTCGAAGCTCTGCATTTTTTGGCCGAGCAACGCGATGTGACCGCGATCGGCCATGACACGACCGATACCGATCCCGGCATCGTCGTCTCCCGCCGAGAGGCACCGCTCGAGACGTACTGGCTCCGCAACGATAAGTGGCAGATCGAGCTTCTGGCCAACCTGGGCATGGTCCCGAGGGCGGGCGCGCTGATCGTCGCGACATGGCCGAAGCCGAGGCAAGGGTCCGGGTTCCCAGCCCGTGCCTTCGCGATCGTCCCGAGCGAGGCGGACCTCGATTGAATCCCCGTAAGCCGGACCCTGGAGCTCGGCGCCCAACCAAAAACCATTTTACACGAAAGAGAGACGGACGATGACCGAACCGAAAAACCATCCTTATGCGACGCACCTGGACATCAAATTCGATCCGCTGACCTTGATCGACGTCGCGCAGCTCGCCAAAGCGGTGACCGACCCGTGGTACAATCAAACCCTCTGCAAAGTAAACGACTCCGTCGTTCGGTTGGGCGTGATGCAAGGCGAGTATCACTGGCACAAACACGACAACGACGATGAGTTTTTTTTCGTCCTGAGCGGCAAGTTCATCGTCGACCTCGAAGGGCGATCGGTCGAGCTCTTGCCCAATCAGGGCTTCGTCGTACCACGAGGCGTCGTCCATTGCACGCGGGCCCCCGAGAAGAGCGTCATCCTCATGATCGAGACGGCGGCCATCGTCCCCACGGGCGATGAGTGAGGCGTCGCACGACCGACCGGCGAGGGGCCTTTAGTACATCTAGACTTATTTATATACATTAAGTACACTCGGGGTCGCGAATGCCGGCGCCGTCCAAAATCAAGAAGGAGAAGAAGGCCGCGACCGCGAAGGCCCCGAGCGCGGCCCGCGTCATGAGCCGGCGGGACAGGGTTCGCGAGGGGACCTTGGCGGAGATCCATGCCGTCGCCCGCAAGCTGCTGATCGAGCAGGGCTCCGCGGCCGTGACCATCAACGCCATCGCGCGGGCGATAGGCATGAGCGGGCCGGCCCTTTACTACTATTTCGGCAGCCACGAAGAGCTGGTGGGCGCGGTGACCGCGGACTTCTACCGCGAGCTGGCGGAGACCATGGAGGCCGCGCGCGACGCCCATCGATCGGCCCCCGCGGCGCGCAGGTTGATGAGCATTTGCCGCGCCATGCGGGGTTGGGCGAAGGCCCACCCGGCGGAGTTTGGCTGGATCTTCGCGAGCCCCGTCACGCCCTCGAACCGTGCTCCGGGGTCGCCGCGCTATCGGGCCGGCCAGCGCTGCGAGCAAGTCTTTTTGGACGAGGTCGTGGCCATCTGGGAGGCAAAGCCGTTTCCCGTGCCCAAGCTGGAGGAGCTGCCCCCTTCCCTTCGGAAGCAGCTGCGCAGCTACGCGGCGACCCTCGAGGGGCGCTTGCCGCCCGCGGCGGTGCACGTCTTTTTGAAGGGCTGGATCCGGCTCTATGGGCTTTTGTGCATGGAGGTGTTGCACCAGCTGGACTTCGCCTATTCCGATATGGAGCCCATCTTCGAAGAGTGCTTGCAGGATTTGAGCGTCATGCTCGCCCTGGAGAGTCCATGGAAATAGCGACCCATCCCGCGCGTCGCGAGGGCGTCGCCTCCTAAAGCGCGTAGACGGCCGACGGCGTGTGCAGCTGCGCCGCGATGCCCGGCGCGGCGTCGGCGGCGTGCAACGGTTCTTCCGGCGCGAGCCCCATCGATCGCAGCGCGTCGGCGATGGCGCTCGCCCGGGGATGCGCGACGGTGAGCGAGGAGAGCCGGTAGCCGGAGTCGGGGAGCGCGGTGGCGGGGCGCTCGTCCCCCCATTGGATGAGCGTGGGGAAGGCGCCATCCATGGGCAGGCTTCCATCGCGCGGCACGGTGATGCGCCATCGGTAGTTCCCGCGCGTCGCGTCGAGGATATCGCCCAGATCCACGGGCGCGGCCTTCGCGTCGCGCTCGATGTCCGTGGTCCTCGCCACCCAATGGACCAACGCGGGACCGGCCTCCAGGCGCGCCTGCATCGCGGGCGCATCGAGCGCGAACCAGCGGCGGCGCGGCGGCGGGGGTGCGTCCGGATCGATGGCGATCACCTCGAGGTACGCGTCGCGGCCGAGGCTGAGCACCCGGTTGTGGGTGCCCATCATCGGGTGCTTGCCGCCCCCGGCGGGCGCGATGCCCAGACGCGAGGCGACCCACGCGGCCCCTTCGTCCAACGTGCGTGCGGCGACGACGAGATGATCGATGGCGAGCGGCATGCGCACGAGCTTACTACGGTCGCTTCAAGCCATCGAGGAGCAAGCCGCTGACGAGGGTCGCGAGGAACGCCGCGTCGATGGGTCGATCGTGGCGGGCCAGCTGCCCTTCGATCAGGAGCGTGGCCAGCCCGTGCATGGTCGACCAAAACGCGAGCGCGAGCTGCATCGGATCGCCCTCGCGAACGAGCCCCGCCCTCTGCGCATCCTCGAGGATCGCCATGGCCGCCGCGTGCCCCTCGGCGCGCGCGCGGAGCAGCTCCGGCGCGTTCTCGTTCACGGTGGCGTAGGGCGCGTACATGATGCGAAACGCGGCCGGGTGCTGGACCGCGAAGAGAACGTACGCCTCCCCCACCGCGCGCAGCCGCGCCAAGGGATCGGGACCGGCCGCGACCAAGCGCTCCTCCGTAAACGAGGCGGAGGCGCGAAAGCCGGAGACGGCCACGGCGGCCAGGAGCTCCTCCTTCGTCGCAAAGTGCCGATAGGGCGCGCGCGGGCTGACGCCCAGATCGCGCGCCAGGGCCCGCAAGGAGAGCTCTTCCACGCCATGACGCGTGAGGGTGCGAAGGGCGGCATCGATGAGCGCGCGGCGAAGATCGCCGTGGTGGTAGGCGTCCGGGCGCTTCTTCGTGGATCGCGATCTGGACATGGGATCGTTTAAGTATACACTGCATACATGCAGCCGACGCAGAGAACCGACGAGGTCCCCTTCCATTTGACCGGCGCCTTCGCGCCCGTGTTCGAGGAGCGCACGGACCGCGATCTCACGGTCATCGGGGAGCTCCCGCCCGATTTGTGCGGCACCTACGTCCGAAACGGCCCCAACCCGCGCAGCGGCACATCACCCGCGTGGTTCGCCGGAGATGGCATGCTCCACGCCGTGCGCTTCGAGGGCGGCCGCGCGCGCGGGTACCGCAATCGCTGGATTCGCGGGCCCTACGCCCCGAACACGAACGTCGTGCGGCACGCGGGGCGCATCTTGTCCCTGGTCGAGGCGCGCTTGCCGGTGGAGGTGTCGGCCGATCTCGAGACGGTGGGGCCCTACGACTTCGGCGGGGTGCTCGCGCGATCGATGACGGCGCACCCCAAGATATGCCCCCGCACCGGGGAGCTCCTGTTCTTCGCGTACGGCGCCGAGCCCCCGCACCTCACGTTCTACCGCGCCGATGCGCGCGGAGAGGTCGTGCAGAGCACACCGATCGACGTCCCCAAGGCCACGTACCTGCACGACTTTGCCATCACCGCGCGCTGCGCCGTCTTCTACGATCTGCCGGTCCTGGTCAGCAGCTTCAAGTCGCCCGCGCCGTTCGCGTGGGACGACGGGTACCGCGCGCGCATCGGCATCGTACCGCGCGATGGTCGCGACGAGGACGTGCGCTGGTTCGACGTGGCGCCGTGCACCATCAGCCACACCGTCAACGCGTTCGAGGACGGCGACACCGTGGTGCTCGACGCGATTCGCGCGCCGCGCCTCTTTACGCCGCACGCGCTCTACCGCTACACCTTCGATTTGCGCACGGGCAAGGTGGCG contains these protein-coding regions:
- a CDS encoding cyclase family protein; translated protein: MSATTSTPPSLLAMLRQSRFVDLTHSFDPAIPHCDSFAPEERITLYHYDEGVGTRGSGFLAHEYRHVGQWGTHVDPPAHFVRGLRYLDEIGVDEMILPLAVLDIADRAAKDPDTVVTLPDILAWEAAHGCLPVRAFVALYTGWDARWPCATRMANRDAAGVAHFPGWSLEALHFLAEQRDVTAIGHDTTDTDPGIVVSRREAPLETYWLRNDKWQIELLANLGMVPRAGALIVATWPKPRQGSGFPARAFAIVPSEADLD
- a CDS encoding cupin domain-containing protein, producing the protein MTEPKNHPYATHLDIKFDPLTLIDVAQLAKAVTDPWYNQTLCKVNDSVVRLGVMQGEYHWHKHDNDDEFFFVLSGKFIVDLEGRSVELLPNQGFVVPRGVVHCTRAPEKSVILMIETAAIVPTGDE
- a CDS encoding WHG domain-containing protein, whose translation is MPAPSKIKKEKKAATAKAPSAARVMSRRDRVREGTLAEIHAVARKLLIEQGSAAVTINAIARAIGMSGPALYYYFGSHEELVGAVTADFYRELAETMEAARDAHRSAPAARRLMSICRAMRGWAKAHPAEFGWIFASPVTPSNRAPGSPRYRAGQRCEQVFLDEVVAIWEAKPFPVPKLEELPPSLRKQLRSYAATLEGRLPPAAVHVFLKGWIRLYGLLCMEVLHQLDFAYSDMEPIFEECLQDLSVMLALESPWK
- a CDS encoding VOC family protein, whose translation is MPLAIDHLVVAARTLDEGAAWVASRLGIAPAGGGKHPMMGTHNRVLSLGRDAYLEVIAIDPDAPPPPRRRWFALDAPAMQARLEAGPALVHWVARTTDIERDAKAAPVDLGDILDATRGNYRWRITVPRDGSLPMDGAFPTLIQWGDERPATALPDSGYRLSSLTVAHPRASAIADALRSMGLAPEEPLHAADAAPGIAAQLHTPSAVYAL
- a CDS encoding TetR/AcrR family transcriptional regulator codes for the protein MSRSRSTKKRPDAYHHGDLRRALIDAALRTLTRHGVEELSLRALARDLGVSPRAPYRHFATKEELLAAVAVSGFRASASFTEERLVAAGPDPLARLRAVGEAYVLFAVQHPAAFRIMYAPYATVNENAPELLRARAEGHAAAMAILEDAQRAGLVREGDPMQLALAFWSTMHGLATLLIEGQLARHDRPIDAAFLATLVSGLLLDGLKRP
- a CDS encoding carotenoid oxygenase family protein, which gives rise to MQPTQRTDEVPFHLTGAFAPVFEERTDRDLTVIGELPPDLCGTYVRNGPNPRSGTSPAWFAGDGMLHAVRFEGGRARGYRNRWIRGPYAPNTNVVRHAGRILSLVEARLPVEVSADLETVGPYDFGGVLARSMTAHPKICPRTGELLFFAYGAEPPHLTFYRADARGEVVQSTPIDVPKATYLHDFAITARCAVFYDLPVLVSSFKSPAPFAWDDGYRARIGIVPRDGRDEDVRWFDVAPCTISHTVNAFEDGDTVVLDAIRAPRLFTPHALYRYTFDLRTGKVAEETLDPRFVDFPRVHPAFQGAAYRDAYAVELCDFARGGFGRTRLHKYDVARGTSVVHDFGSGQMPGEAVVAPRPDATAEDDAWVLLFVHDDRGPSALVVLDAQRFDGDPVATVRLPCRVPFGFHGAWLPDGA